In one Corallincola holothuriorum genomic region, the following are encoded:
- a CDS encoding copper chaperone PCu(A)C, with amino-acid sequence MIRPFVSVIIVLSSMIFNLAVAAQPNIVKPYIRALPPGVPNSAAFLVIENPMSESVVLLGAETEIAARAELHNHLSEDGVMKMRQVDSIEVPAKSKVTLQPGGLHIMLFDIKNSPQVGQQIPITLIFADETKITVMAEVRDLREQHHHHEHH; translated from the coding sequence GTGATACGACCCTTTGTTTCAGTGATTATCGTGCTAAGCAGCATGATTTTTAATCTCGCCGTGGCAGCACAGCCAAATATTGTTAAGCCGTACATCAGGGCGCTACCGCCCGGGGTTCCGAACAGCGCCGCTTTCCTGGTGATCGAGAATCCGATGTCCGAATCGGTCGTTTTGCTGGGGGCGGAAACAGAGATCGCAGCGCGTGCAGAGTTGCACAATCATTTGAGTGAAGATGGGGTGATGAAGATGCGCCAGGTTGACTCGATTGAAGTGCCAGCGAAATCGAAAGTAACTTTGCAACCGGGGGGGTTACATATCATGTTGTTTGATATTAAAAACTCACCGCAAGTGGGCCAGCAGATCCCGATAACACTTATATTTGCTGATGAAACAAAAATAACAGTGATGGCCGAGGTGAGAGATCTCCGCGAACAACATCACCACCATGAGCATCATTGA
- a CDS encoding DUF2333 family protein, which produces MTSFKRWIWPVVFIFLIVNYAIAVYWSVEPGSIDLTERVTIDAEAAAEKPVVGYTTTTALIAVSETMLDKSGGYLANDVMPPSVLMDNMPAWEFGVLEQIRDLALVMRRDFSRSQTQSQEDQDLTVAQPQFNTDHTRWAFPSAEGEYRKGIEALYRYRSRLADPADYSAQFYTRADNLQAWLQEVQKRLGSMSQQLSASVGRERLNIDLAGQPDAKSATAIPDYQQIKTSWWKIDDVFYESRGACWALLQFLHAAEVDFADVLAKKNATVSLKQIIRELEGTQETVWSPIILNGGGFGVVANHSLVMANYISRANAAVIDLNRLLSQG; this is translated from the coding sequence ATGACGAGTTTTAAGCGTTGGATCTGGCCTGTAGTTTTTATTTTTCTCATCGTTAATTACGCCATTGCGGTGTATTGGAGCGTTGAGCCGGGGAGTATTGATCTCACCGAGCGGGTGACCATCGATGCCGAGGCTGCTGCAGAAAAGCCTGTGGTTGGCTATACCACAACGACAGCACTGATTGCTGTCAGTGAAACCATGCTCGACAAGAGTGGTGGCTATCTGGCCAATGATGTGATGCCTCCCTCTGTGTTGATGGATAATATGCCTGCTTGGGAGTTTGGTGTGCTGGAGCAGATCCGAGACTTGGCATTGGTGATGCGTCGTGACTTCAGTCGCTCACAGACTCAGTCTCAGGAAGATCAGGACCTGACCGTGGCTCAGCCGCAGTTTAATACTGACCATACCCGTTGGGCCTTCCCCAGCGCCGAGGGTGAGTATCGTAAAGGGATAGAAGCACTTTATCGCTACCGCAGCCGTTTGGCCGATCCAGCCGACTACAGTGCCCAGTTCTATACCCGGGCAGATAATCTGCAGGCGTGGTTACAGGAGGTGCAGAAACGTCTAGGTAGCATGTCACAACAGCTTTCAGCATCTGTTGGACGGGAACGGTTAAATATTGATCTTGCTGGCCAACCTGATGCCAAGAGTGCGACAGCGATCCCTGACTACCAACAGATCAAGACCAGTTGGTGGAAAATTGATGATGTGTTCTATGAGTCTCGTGGAGCTTGTTGGGCATTGCTGCAGTTTTTACATGCCGCAGAAGTTGATTTTGCCGACGTTTTGGCGAAAAAGAACGCAACCGTGAGCTTAAAACAGATAATTCGTGAACTAGAGGGTACCCAAGAGACCGTCTGGAGCCCTATTATCCTCAATGGCGGCGGATTTGGCGTGGTAGCTAACCATTCTTTAGTGATGGCGAACTATATTTCCCGAGCAAATGCCGCCGTGATTGACTTAAACAGACTGCTTTCGCAGGGGTAG
- a CDS encoding TIGR04219 family outer membrane beta-barrel protein has product MHRYNKIFATLLTGGALIAAPAAMADTIAGLYVGAQYWHMSADGSVGSDTTMEDFNLSDDDKGAVWLALEHPVPLLPNLKLRYNQLDTDGEADVTDFEFGGETYNGLATTDLDLDHLDIIMYYEILDNDTVWLDLGLNLKYGDYKVAVTGEIDDGAGGTVSTSTSEKYNGVIPMLYGAGGVGFPFTGLGLFGEANWIGYDSNYLYDVQGGVSWKFLDNPAIDAEIQLGYRKLHFNVDDLSDIYADVDFDGGFIGVQAHF; this is encoded by the coding sequence ATGCACAGATATAATAAAATTTTCGCAACACTTTTGACTGGCGGGGCACTGATTGCTGCGCCGGCAGCGATGGCAGACACCATTGCCGGGCTCTATGTCGGTGCGCAGTATTGGCATATGAGTGCGGATGGCTCCGTTGGTTCAGATACAACGATGGAAGATTTCAATCTCTCCGATGACGACAAGGGCGCAGTTTGGCTGGCGCTGGAGCACCCGGTACCTTTGTTGCCAAATCTGAAACTTCGGTACAATCAGCTAGACACTGATGGTGAAGCCGATGTGACTGATTTTGAGTTTGGCGGTGAAACCTACAATGGTTTAGCGACCACCGATCTGGATCTGGATCATCTCGATATCATCATGTACTACGAGATCCTCGACAACGATACTGTATGGCTGGATCTGGGGTTAAACCTCAAATACGGTGATTACAAGGTTGCAGTGACTGGCGAGATTGATGATGGTGCTGGCGGGACGGTATCCACCTCAACCAGTGAAAAATACAACGGCGTGATCCCGATGTTGTATGGAGCTGGCGGTGTCGGATTCCCCTTTACTGGACTGGGGCTGTTTGGTGAAGCCAACTGGATCGGCTACGACTCTAACTACCTGTATGACGTGCAAGGCGGAGTGAGCTGGAAGTTTCTCGATAATCCGGCGATAGATGCTGAAATCCAACTGGGTTACCGCAAACTGCACTTTAACGTCGACGACCTTAGCGACATTTATGCTGATGTCGATTTTGATGGCGGCTTTATTGGTGTGCAAGCGCACTTCTAA
- a CDS encoding assimilatory sulfite reductase (NADPH) flavoprotein subunit has protein sequence MASKDNLLSALLSTEQQQRLQQAVGDFNPAQLTWVSGYLAGLANAGGVQATAGTAVTVDAPAAGGALTILYGTQSGNGKAVASQLQAQAEAKGLPTKLVSMADFPVKQLKKETHLAIVVSTHGEGDPPDEAEELHALLGSKRAPKLDGLKFSVLALGDSSYEFYCQTGKDFDERIAKQGGSRLLDRVDCDVDFEAAAETWRNQLVDVLAKELSAVHAPVQAGVSANTAVSATASQYDKKHPFTANLLANQKITGRDSIKDIRHVEIDLEGSGLAYRPGDSLGIWFENDVALVDELLTLLGLDGSTEVKLDDETFSLKDALISKYELTQLVPSFVKSYAESADNATLKALADDATALREFIGDRQVIDVVREHPAKLTAEQLQSSLRRITPRLYSIASSQSEVEEEVHLTVGVVRYDAFGSEHLGGASGFLAERLEEGDDVKVFIENNDHFRLPENGDTPVVMVGPGTGIAPFRAFLQEREATDADGDNWLLFGNPTFTQDFLYQTEIQRYVKSGVLSKVDLAWSRDQAHKIYVQDKIREQGAELYQWLESGAHFYVCGDASRMAKDVHEALISVVAEHGGKSQEDAEAYVTELRRAKRYQRDVY, from the coding sequence ATGGCTTCTAAGGATAATTTGCTTTCTGCACTGCTCAGTACTGAGCAACAGCAACGCCTGCAACAAGCGGTAGGCGACTTCAATCCGGCACAACTGACCTGGGTCAGTGGCTACTTGGCTGGCTTAGCTAATGCGGGCGGCGTGCAAGCAACCGCAGGCACTGCGGTCACTGTTGATGCGCCTGCTGCCGGCGGCGCTCTCACCATTCTTTATGGCACCCAAAGTGGTAACGGCAAAGCGGTGGCGAGTCAGCTGCAGGCGCAAGCCGAAGCCAAGGGGTTACCCACAAAATTGGTCTCCATGGCTGACTTCCCAGTGAAACAGCTGAAGAAAGAGACCCACCTGGCCATCGTGGTGAGTACCCATGGCGAAGGCGATCCACCGGATGAAGCGGAAGAGCTGCACGCGTTGTTAGGCTCTAAACGTGCTCCGAAACTGGATGGCTTGAAGTTTTCTGTTTTGGCGCTGGGCGACTCCAGCTACGAGTTCTATTGCCAGACAGGTAAAGATTTTGACGAGCGCATCGCCAAGCAAGGCGGCTCTCGCTTACTTGACCGCGTAGACTGCGATGTTGATTTTGAGGCTGCAGCTGAGACTTGGCGTAATCAGCTGGTTGACGTGCTGGCGAAAGAGTTGAGTGCAGTGCATGCACCGGTTCAGGCGGGCGTGTCGGCGAATACCGCAGTGTCTGCCACCGCAAGTCAATATGACAAAAAGCATCCATTTACGGCCAACTTGTTGGCGAACCAGAAGATCACAGGCCGTGATTCTATTAAAGATATCCGTCATGTCGAGATCGATCTTGAAGGCTCCGGCTTGGCCTATCGTCCTGGTGATTCGCTGGGGATCTGGTTTGAGAATGACGTTGCGTTAGTCGATGAGCTACTTACTTTGCTTGGCCTTGATGGTTCGACCGAAGTGAAGTTGGATGACGAAACTTTCAGTTTGAAAGATGCGTTGATCAGTAAGTATGAACTTACGCAGTTGGTGCCTAGTTTTGTGAAAAGCTACGCCGAATCGGCTGACAACGCGACACTGAAAGCGTTGGCTGATGATGCCACTGCGTTGCGCGAATTTATCGGTGACCGACAGGTGATTGATGTCGTGCGTGAGCATCCGGCTAAGCTGACAGCTGAACAGTTGCAAAGCAGTCTCCGTCGCATTACACCGCGTTTGTATTCTATTGCATCCAGCCAGTCAGAGGTGGAAGAGGAAGTGCATCTGACGGTTGGTGTGGTGCGCTACGACGCATTTGGCTCTGAGCATTTGGGCGGCGCCTCTGGGTTCTTAGCAGAACGCCTGGAAGAGGGTGACGACGTAAAAGTGTTTATTGAAAACAATGACCACTTCCGTTTACCTGAAAACGGTGATACGCCAGTGGTTATGGTTGGCCCAGGAACCGGCATCGCGCCGTTCCGTGCGTTTCTTCAGGAACGGGAAGCAACTGATGCCGACGGCGATAACTGGTTGCTGTTCGGTAACCCGACCTTTACTCAAGATTTCCTCTATCAAACCGAGATCCAGCGCTACGTAAAAAGTGGTGTGTTGTCGAAAGTGGATCTGGCCTGGTCTCGGGATCAAGCGCACAAGATCTATGTGCAGGATAAGATCCGTGAACAGGGGGCAGAGCTGTATCAGTGGTTGGAAAGCGGCGCACATTTCTATGTGTGTGGCGATGCCAGTCGTATGGCTAAAGATGTGCATGAAGCATTAATCAGTGTAGTGGCAGAGCATGGTGGAAAGAGCCAGGAAGATGCTGAAGCCTATGTTACCGAGCTACGTCGCGCGAAGCGTTATCAACGGGATGTTTACTAA
- the cysI gene encoding assimilatory sulfite reductase (NADPH) hemoprotein subunit, whose product MSDLNELKVSGKLADNERIKGESNFLRGTIAEDLNDGLTGGFTSDNFQLIRFHGMYQQDDRDIRAERAKQKLEPLQTMMLRARMPGGVITPQQWLGIDKFAEENTMFGSIRLTTRQTFQFHGVLKRNLKLMHQTLDAMGIDSIATAGDVNRNVLCTSNPVESELHAEAYAWATKISEHLLPRTKAYAEIWLNGEKHLSTEEPILGSTYLPRKFKTTVVIPPHNDIDVHANDLNFVAIADNGKLVGFNVLVGGGLAMTHGDTATYPRKADDFGFIPVEHTLAFAEAVVTTQRDLGNRVNRKNAKTKYTLERVGVDVFKAEVEKRAGVKFEPSRPYEFTERGDRFGWVKGIDGKWHLTLFIENGRILDFPNKPLKTGMAKIAAIHQGDFRMTANQNLVVAGVPEAQKNEIEQLAVSHGLMDSSVSEQRQSSMACVALPTCPLAMAEAERMLPEFVTDIEGMLAKHGIAEESIITRVTGCPNGCGRAMLAEVGLVGKGPNKYNFYLGGNHNGTRIPRMYRENISDTEIKAELDSLIGRWSKERDGSERFGDFVIRAGVVRPVIDSARDFHDNS is encoded by the coding sequence ATGAGCGATCTGAATGAATTGAAAGTGTCTGGCAAATTGGCAGACAACGAGCGAATCAAAGGTGAGAGTAACTTCCTGCGCGGCACCATTGCTGAAGATCTTAACGATGGTTTGACCGGTGGGTTTACCTCTGACAATTTCCAGCTGATCCGTTTTCACGGAATGTATCAGCAGGATGATCGCGATATCCGTGCTGAGCGTGCCAAGCAGAAGCTGGAACCGCTGCAAACCATGATGCTGCGCGCCCGGATGCCCGGCGGTGTGATCACGCCGCAGCAGTGGCTGGGGATCGATAAGTTCGCCGAAGAAAACACCATGTTCGGCAGTATTCGCCTGACCACGCGGCAGACGTTTCAGTTTCACGGTGTACTCAAACGCAACCTGAAGCTGATGCATCAAACGCTGGATGCCATGGGCATCGATTCGATAGCGACGGCGGGTGACGTTAACCGTAACGTACTGTGTACCTCAAATCCGGTTGAGTCTGAGCTACACGCAGAAGCGTATGCATGGGCGACTAAGATCTCAGAGCATCTGTTACCGCGAACCAAGGCGTACGCAGAGATCTGGTTGAACGGTGAAAAGCATTTATCGACCGAAGAACCGATCCTGGGGTCAACCTATCTGCCACGTAAGTTCAAAACAACCGTGGTGATCCCGCCGCACAACGACATCGATGTGCATGCCAATGATCTGAACTTTGTTGCTATCGCTGATAATGGCAAGTTGGTCGGTTTTAACGTGTTGGTTGGTGGTGGCTTAGCCATGACCCACGGTGATACGGCGACTTATCCACGCAAAGCGGATGATTTCGGCTTTATTCCGGTGGAGCACACGCTGGCGTTTGCTGAAGCTGTGGTCACGACGCAACGTGATTTGGGTAACCGGGTTAACCGTAAGAATGCAAAAACTAAGTACACCCTTGAGCGTGTTGGTGTTGACGTATTTAAAGCGGAAGTAGAAAAACGTGCTGGTGTGAAATTTGAGCCAAGCCGCCCGTATGAGTTCACTGAGCGTGGCGATCGCTTTGGCTGGGTTAAAGGGATCGATGGCAAGTGGCATTTGACGCTGTTTATTGAAAACGGCCGAATCCTCGACTTCCCTAACAAGCCGTTGAAAACAGGCATGGCAAAGATCGCTGCGATCCATCAGGGCGATTTCCGTATGACGGCGAACCAAAATCTAGTGGTTGCCGGTGTACCTGAAGCGCAAAAAAATGAGATTGAGCAGCTCGCAGTTAGTCACGGCCTGATGGACAGTTCCGTCTCCGAGCAACGTCAGAGCTCAATGGCTTGTGTGGCTTTACCGACTTGCCCATTGGCGATGGCGGAAGCCGAGCGCATGTTGCCGGAGTTTGTGACCGATATTGAGGGGATGCTGGCTAAGCACGGTATTGCCGAAGAATCGATTATTACTCGCGTCACCGGTTGCCCTAATGGTTGTGGTCGCGCCATGTTGGCGGAAGTTGGCTTAGTGGGTAAAGGTCCAAATAAGTATAACTTCTACCTGGGTGGTAACCATAACGGTACCCGTATTCCGCGGATGTACCGCGAAAACATCAGCGATACCGAAATTAAAGCAGAACTGGATAGTTTAATTGGCCGCTGGTCAAAAGAGCGCGATGGTAGCGAGCGTTTTGGTGACTTCGTTATCCGTGCTGGTGTGGTGCGTCCGGTTATCGACTCAGCGAGGGATTTCCATGATAACTCCTGA
- a CDS encoding phosphoadenylyl-sulfate reductase, with translation MITPDSLLTLPTAQRRIALTEVNQSLEQKTAEQRVAWALENLPGEIVLSSSFGIQAAVMLHMVTRQRPDIPVILVDTGYLFKETYQFIDGLTEQLDLNLQVYRCAESAAWQEARHGRLWEQGIEGIDRYNKMNKVEPMQRAMRDLGVGTWFSGLRRSQSSTRAELPVVDLIDTRFKVLPIIDWSNKDVHYYLKENGLDYHPLWDQGYVSVGDHHSSRPLEAGMTEEETRFFGLKRECGLHDTNVMGDGI, from the coding sequence ATGATAACTCCTGATAGCTTGTTAACGCTGCCGACCGCGCAGCGGCGCATTGCATTGACCGAGGTGAATCAGAGTCTGGAGCAGAAAACTGCTGAACAGCGAGTTGCCTGGGCGCTGGAAAACCTGCCTGGGGAGATTGTGCTCTCCTCCAGCTTTGGTATTCAAGCCGCGGTGATGCTGCACATGGTGACACGTCAGCGGCCTGATATTCCCGTGATCTTGGTGGATACCGGTTATCTGTTCAAAGAGACTTATCAGTTTATTGATGGCCTCACAGAGCAGCTAGACCTCAATCTGCAAGTATACCGCTGCGCTGAAAGTGCGGCCTGGCAGGAGGCGCGTCATGGCCGTTTATGGGAACAAGGAATTGAGGGCATTGACCGTTACAACAAGATGAACAAAGTTGAGCCGATGCAGCGTGCTATGCGTGATTTAGGTGTTGGCACCTGGTTCTCTGGTTTACGGCGCAGTCAGTCATCTACTCGTGCAGAACTGCCTGTGGTTGATTTGATCGATACACGCTTTAAGGTGTTACCGATCATCGACTGGAGCAATAAAGACGTTCACTATTACTTAAAAGAGAATGGCTTGGATTATCATCCATTGTGGGATCAGGGCTATGTCTCAGTGGGAGATCACCACAGTAGCCGGCCACTTGAAGCGGGCATGACGGAAGAGGAAACTCGCTTCTTTGGTCTGAAACGAGAGTGTGGTCTGCACGATACCAATGTGATGGGTGACGGTATTTAA
- the cobA gene encoding uroporphyrinogen-III C-methyltransferase has translation MTERMAPLRQLAPNLAEKMAQAWPPVPVSLIGAGPGDPGLLTIKALIRLQQADVVMYDYLVSEEIMSLVPAHVEKVCVGKRAGNHSVPQGEINLLMAERAVNGDKVVRLKGGDPFIYGRGGEELELLVEKGVPFEVVPGITAASGCAAYAGIPLTHRDYAQTAMFITGHRQQGGAELDWQILAKSSHTLVIYMGVLRSQDIQQALIAHGRDETTPFVIVERGTTPRQRVVKGQLNQLAEIVADAEVGSPALIIIGEVVALADKLAWFSEK, from the coding sequence ATGACTGAACGTATGGCCCCACTGCGTCAATTAGCGCCCAACCTTGCTGAAAAAATGGCGCAGGCGTGGCCGCCTGTGCCGGTATCGCTGATTGGTGCCGGGCCCGGCGATCCAGGATTGTTAACCATCAAAGCACTCATTCGCCTGCAACAAGCTGATGTTGTGATGTATGACTACCTGGTATCAGAAGAGATCATGTCACTGGTGCCTGCCCATGTTGAGAAGGTGTGTGTCGGCAAGCGCGCTGGAAATCACAGCGTGCCGCAGGGCGAGATTAACCTGCTAATGGCTGAGCGGGCTGTAAATGGCGACAAGGTGGTACGACTGAAAGGTGGCGATCCGTTTATCTATGGTCGGGGTGGCGAGGAGCTGGAGCTGTTAGTCGAAAAAGGGGTGCCGTTTGAAGTGGTGCCTGGGATCACAGCCGCTTCCGGTTGTGCAGCCTATGCTGGTATCCCGTTAACCCACAGAGACTATGCGCAGACTGCGATGTTTATTACGGGTCATCGGCAGCAGGGCGGTGCGGAGTTGGATTGGCAGATCCTGGCCAAGTCGTCTCACACTCTGGTCATCTATATGGGGGTACTGCGCTCGCAGGATATCCAACAGGCGTTGATCGCTCATGGCCGTGATGAGACGACCCCATTTGTGATTGTTGAGCGAGGAACAACCCCACGTCAGCGGGTGGTGAAAGGTCAGCTAAACCAGTTGGCTGAGATTGTCGCAGATGCAGAAGTGGGCTCGCCGGCATTGATTATTATTGGCGAAGTAGTGGCATTGGCTGATAAGTTGGCTTGGTTTTCTGAGAAGTAA
- a CDS encoding TIGR03899 family protein, which yields MSDKSGHQRTTEPPSVRALTQKSLAKLGVMTGDTLEQRTLGERTRYREQLLQQQKQKNIEQVVAIALQHSSDSDAGTVLDPDWLQHFVELAEATLNPQMQQLWGKILAEEGRSPGSFSLKALDTLRSMTIKEAHYFQRLCALRASWGSGGRRILLGWIDHQHWWQVIKGEVAKTVSLGAHGISYSAQLALADIGLLYPTELESGELSAEPLALNINGQRFIITPKRSGLKLVYLRFSPVGDELSQLLPENGRQSYLDALHKLLSEAFEIK from the coding sequence ATGAGCGATAAGTCAGGTCATCAGCGCACCACCGAGCCGCCCAGTGTTCGCGCACTGACACAAAAGTCGTTAGCCAAATTGGGCGTCATGACTGGCGACACACTTGAACAGCGAACTCTTGGCGAGCGCACCCGCTACCGAGAGCAACTGCTACAACAACAAAAGCAAAAAAATATTGAACAGGTCGTGGCGATTGCGCTGCAACACAGTTCCGACTCGGACGCTGGCACTGTCCTGGATCCAGATTGGCTGCAACATTTTGTCGAACTCGCCGAAGCGACACTCAACCCGCAAATGCAGCAGTTATGGGGAAAAATTTTGGCTGAAGAGGGGCGTAGCCCCGGCAGTTTTTCGCTGAAAGCCTTAGACACATTGCGCAGTATGACGATAAAAGAAGCCCACTACTTTCAACGCTTGTGTGCACTGCGTGCCAGCTGGGGAAGCGGCGGGCGAAGGATATTGCTGGGATGGATCGACCACCAACATTGGTGGCAAGTGATCAAAGGGGAAGTGGCGAAAACCGTCTCTTTAGGTGCCCATGGTATCAGCTACTCAGCGCAGCTGGCGTTAGCCGATATCGGCCTGCTTTATCCAACCGAGCTGGAATCTGGAGAGTTAAGCGCTGAGCCACTGGCGCTCAATATTAACGGCCAGCGTTTTATTATCACGCCTAAGCGCAGTGGACTGAAGCTGGTCTATCTTCGCTTTTCTCCGGTTGGCGACGAACTAAGCCAGCTGCTGCCGGAGAACGGACGACAAAGCTATCTTGATGCGCTGCATAAATTACTTTCTGAAGCGTTCGAAATTAAGTAA
- a CDS encoding GGDEF domain-containing protein, with protein sequence MAFKVRSLLALVIVLVAIVPSITISLLLLDEQYKANDASMQRSLNRALDNTIQDLDFKFSIFSTNFKLFSRERYLIQALDSFLFSSHAFTSMKDFVEQTTLVSSIYLLDTDLQIVEEYQGSIIGLEESELLTRMQAAIDEDDVKDGRQLLFQFKDQRMTSGAEGEQKLSDYGVAVLMPLYLHVLQEGVSREAEGYILAVLPFDAIYKVISAHLQEGEAVEIVQGQVPIAAHPKAKKLRQELDHQMAIKSLKIGANVTENTLEYAIFLHVRKSARMAEMAQAQQTLSSSIIIAIILAMVIAFLLARLIGQPFKILSSVLEQYKAGNYIAPTLRFKFLEFEQVRQLIAGMGDTITRQLTSLKDKNRELQHLSELKDDYLSKLTALNEQLEQRVDEKTAELRNSLSREELSRQFMQSLLKLSIELQQCENNVAVIELSLQLMSDLFPNVKLALYFAPSRYQPAHFSSEGMTLTVQTQLRDELETYSDNRLAQLPKTINLHDAHCYLFHLGSVSNQFLGALVVQSDTLENEQQNNFRLFVKQISAIVETRLLTEELGVIARTDELTGLPNRKAFEEAFDNYASIFERYSDRHFGLFVVDANGLKLANDKYGHQAGDSLLKALAALLSKICRKSDSVYRLGGDEFALLVQKGTLEGCQLLTDRLVQEQGRHSVTLTLDGDKIEYLISFSTGFASTEEYPPNRLFKLADERMYDQKQTHYKMQRLGKTSNAASDSEIDPKNER encoded by the coding sequence GTGGCGTTTAAAGTTCGTAGTTTACTGGCGTTGGTGATTGTATTGGTGGCCATAGTGCCATCAATCACTATCTCCTTGTTGCTACTCGATGAGCAGTACAAAGCGAACGATGCCTCGATGCAGCGTAGCCTTAATCGTGCTCTAGACAACACCATCCAGGATCTGGATTTCAAATTTTCCATCTTTTCCACTAACTTCAAGCTATTTTCCCGCGAGCGCTACCTGATCCAAGCATTAGATAGCTTTCTCTTCAGCAGTCACGCATTCACGTCGATGAAAGATTTTGTCGAACAAACCACCTTGGTCAGCTCTATCTACTTGCTTGATACTGACCTGCAGATAGTTGAAGAGTATCAGGGATCAATTATCGGTCTGGAAGAGAGTGAACTGCTGACGCGGATGCAAGCCGCCATCGACGAAGATGATGTCAAAGATGGACGGCAACTGCTGTTCCAATTCAAAGATCAGAGAATGACCAGCGGTGCAGAAGGTGAGCAAAAGCTAAGCGATTACGGCGTTGCCGTGCTGATGCCACTCTACCTGCATGTGCTGCAGGAGGGTGTCAGCAGGGAGGCAGAAGGTTATATTCTGGCTGTTCTGCCATTTGATGCTATTTACAAAGTCATCAGTGCCCACTTGCAGGAGGGGGAAGCGGTCGAAATAGTGCAGGGACAGGTTCCCATTGCCGCTCATCCCAAAGCGAAAAAGCTCCGGCAGGAGCTGGATCACCAAATGGCGATTAAAAGCCTGAAAATAGGTGCCAACGTAACGGAGAACACTCTGGAATACGCCATATTCCTGCACGTACGTAAGTCCGCCCGTATGGCAGAGATGGCGCAAGCACAACAAACACTGAGCAGTAGCATCATCATCGCCATTATTCTCGCCATGGTGATCGCTTTCCTTCTCGCCCGTTTAATCGGACAACCTTTCAAAATCCTTTCATCGGTGCTGGAACAATACAAAGCAGGTAACTACATTGCCCCTACACTAAGGTTCAAATTTTTGGAATTTGAACAGGTAAGACAGCTAATTGCAGGGATGGGGGATACGATTACCCGCCAACTGACAAGCCTGAAGGATAAGAACAGAGAACTGCAGCATCTCAGTGAGTTGAAAGATGATTATCTAAGCAAACTGACAGCACTCAATGAGCAATTGGAACAACGGGTAGACGAAAAGACTGCCGAGCTGCGTAACTCGCTGAGTCGTGAAGAACTTAGCCGGCAGTTTATGCAGAGCCTGCTTAAGCTGTCGATTGAGCTGCAACAGTGTGAAAACAATGTCGCGGTGATTGAATTGAGCTTGCAGTTGATGTCAGACCTGTTCCCCAACGTCAAACTGGCGCTCTACTTTGCCCCCAGTCGCTATCAACCAGCCCATTTCAGCAGCGAGGGGATGACACTGACGGTGCAGACGCAGCTTCGCGATGAGCTGGAGACATATAGTGATAATAGACTCGCCCAGTTGCCAAAAACCATCAACTTACATGACGCTCATTGTTACCTGTTCCATCTCGGTTCGGTGAGCAATCAGTTTTTAGGGGCTCTGGTAGTACAAAGCGACACGCTGGAGAACGAGCAACAAAACAACTTCCGTCTGTTTGTTAAACAGATCAGTGCCATTGTCGAAACGCGCCTATTGACCGAAGAGCTGGGCGTCATCGCCAGAACAGATGAGCTGACAGGGCTACCCAACAGGAAAGCCTTTGAAGAGGCATTTGATAACTACGCCAGTATTTTTGAGCGGTACTCAGACCGCCACTTCGGCCTGTTTGTGGTTGATGCCAACGGGCTCAAACTTGCCAATGATAAGTATGGTCACCAGGCAGGTGATTCCTTACTCAAAGCCTTAGCCGCCTTGCTGTCTAAGATTTGCCGTAAAAGCGACAGTGTCTATCGACTTGGTGGCGATGAGTTCGCACTGTTGGTACAGAAAGGCACCCTAGAAGGGTGCCAGTTGCTTACGGATCGCTTGGTGCAAGAGCAAGGACGACACTCTGTCACACTCACACTGGATGGCGATAAGATCGAGTACCTCATCTCATTCAGTACAGGTTTCGCCTCAACAGAAGAGTACCCACCCAATCGTCTGTTTAAACTGGCCGATGAGCGGATGTATGACCAGAAACAGACCCATTACAAAATGCAACGGTTAGGTAAAACCTCCAACGCCGCATCAGACAGCGAAATCGATCCGAAGAATGAGCGATAA